The stretch of DNA ACTAACACTTAATCATTTATTGATTAAGTGTTAGTAACATAAATAAAAAAATTAAATTTTAAAAACACCTTATTATGAAAGTTTCAGTTTACGATACTTATGTACCAAAAGACAACCATACAACCATGCATTTTGATATCTTAGTTGAAGAAGGTACTTCGGAAAAAGACGTATACAACTATGGAAAAAAATATTTATCGGAAAGAGGAATTCCTAATTTTCAATTAACAACTAAAGAATGTAATTTTTGTCACATGGAAACAGCTCCTGATACGGTTGAAAAAGAAATTAAAAAATCAGGATACTTTATTATTGAGATGGAGAATTGCAACTAATCATAGCCACTAAAATATAAATCAAAATGTAAGAATATTCAAACCATATGAAAAAATTAGAATTACATTTTAATCAAGAACTACAGGGAAGATTTGAATTAGGTAAACTCAATCTTCTCTTAGTTTTTCAAGTTAATTGCCCTGGATGTTTCTCTTATGCACTTCCTCTTTTCAATCAATTATATAAACAATTTAATAAAGATGTTTCATTTTTAGCATTATCAACAGCTTTTGAAGATTTTGATAAGAATACAAATGAAAACACAAAAAAAATGATTGAAAATGGAGTTCTAATTGGAGAAACAAAAAAATTCATGAATAATCAAGGATTTGTTAAACTACCGTATTCATTAGATTTCCCAATAGCAATGGATAAATTCAGGTTCAATGACTCTAAAGATTTAGATTATGCAGTACATGCTATTTGCAATATAAATCCAAATTATGTACTTTGGTCACAATTTGAAAAGGAGGCACTCCAAAACAAAGTACGAAATTATTTAGAATCATTGGATAAGATAGCTTTAACATTCACTCTTAATCAATTAAGAGGTACTCCTAGCTTTGTTTTATTCAACGCTAAATATGAAATACTAAATAATTGGTTTGGACATGTACCCTACGAACAAATAGCTGAAAGACTTAAATTAGATAATGTATTTTAAAATAGCCTTTCATAATATAAATTGTACATGAAACCCATATTTTTTATAGAAAGAGAATCGAAGAAAGTTAAAAAAGAAACACCTCCAGGAGAATGGTTCTTACAATTTTTATACTATTCTCCTTTAGGAAAACTTCCTCTATATTTAATCGTTAAAAGAAAGTTTTTAACGATAATTTATGGACACTTCATGAAATCTAAATTATCAAAACGTATTATTCTAAAATTCATAGAAAATTATAATATTAATACTGAAGAACTTGAGAAAAATACACATGAGTTCAATTCGTTTAATGACTTTTTTTGTAGAAAATTAAAATCTCATTCAAGAGAAATACAACAAGGCTTAGTTTCACCAGCCGATGGAAAAGTTTTAGCCTATCCTACTATTGAAGAGCTTCATAATTTCTATATCAAAGGGCTTCCATTTAATCTAAGTAATTTTTTAAAAAATGAACAGCTTGCTGAAAAATTTAAAGAGTCAATATTTATAATTATTCGGTTAGCAACTGATGATTATCATCGTTTTCATTTTCCTTATACTGGAATCCCATCTAAATCTACCAATATTAAAGGATATTATTATTCTGTATCTCGTTATGCCGTAATCCCTAATTTGACAAAAATATTTTGTGAGAACAAAAGAAAATACACTATTCTTTCTACAAAAGGGCTTGATGATATTTTGATTTGTCCTATTGGTGCTACCATGGTTGGGAGTATTTCTGATACATATATTCCAAATTCACCTATTAAAAAAGGGGATGAAATGGGATATTTTAGCTTTGGAGGCTCCACTATCGTATTATTAGTGAACAAAAAGAAATTAATGATAGCTGATGACATTTTAACCAATACCCAACAAGGATTAGAGACCTCTATAAAAATGGGAGAACAAATTGGAAATCTTATCACCAAATAAACTTCCTTCCATTAAAGACTTATAATCTCTCTTATCATTTGATTGGTAAACCCCCACTCATTATCATACCAAGTTAATACTTTTATAAGATTACCATCTACAACTTTAGTCAATGATAAATCTGCTATAGCGCCGTATGGACTTTTAATAATATCTGTTGATACTAAAGGTTCATAAGAAGCTTTTAGAACTTTCACATAACGATTCGTTTGAGCTTCCTCTTCTATAATATTATTTATTTCACCAACAGAAGTGTTTCGACTAGTAACCATAGTAATATCTGAAATTGACCCTACTGTTATGGGAACTCTGATAGCCATACCATCAAATTTCCCTTCATATTCTGGCATAGCTTTTATGGTTGCCTTTGCTGCTCCAGTAGTAGTTGGAATAAGGTTATTCATTCCTGATCGCCCCATTCTAAAGTTATTTCTAGAGGGAGCATCTACTATAGAATTAGAACTTGTCCCAGAATGAACTGTTGTCATAATTGCTTTTTCAATTCCAATTCGTCTTCCTATTATCTCTATTACTGGACTTATATTATTGGTTGTACAACTCGCACACGAAAAAATATTGGTTTTACCATCTTCAGAATTTACACCGTGTACAACTGTAGGAACCTCAGGACTTTTTGAAGGTCCAGAAAGAACAACCGTTTTGGCTCCTGCTTTTATATGTTTTACTGAATCCTCATAATGAGTAAAAATTCCAGTGCTTTCAATTACAATATCTATCTCTAATTCTTCCCAAGGTAAATTCTCAGGATTTTTTTCATTTATAAATCGAATACGTTTACCATCTATAATTAAATATTCTTTTTCTACTTTTACTTCATTTTCAAAAACACCATGGATACTATCGTATTTTAAAAGATATACTATATTTTCAATTGTAGCAATATCATTAACCGCTATCAATTCAAGTTCAGGTGTATTCACTATTATTTTTAAAGCTGCACGCCCTATTCGTCCCATTCCATTTATTGCAATTCGCTTCATACTATTTCTTTTTAAATTATTAGACTTTATTATCTTATAAAGGTTGTCGTTTCCACAACTAAAACCATCTTAATTACAATACAAATATAGTTAGGATTACTAACATTAAAAAATAGAATGACTTTTTATTTACTTATAAAAAATAGTGTGCATTCGTATTCAAACTAAATAAGATAAAGTGATCTAGTTCTAAACATAACCATACCACATTTTCCCTTTTCAAAACAATCATTTTAATAGATAGTTTTACATTATTCTATAAATTCACCTTTCAACGTTTCAGATAATATGTTTGATCTATTAAAACATGAAAAAAATCGAAAAAACATGATATTTATCATATTTTTGAAGTATTTTTACATCAACAAAATAAACACATACATAGAATTATCAAAAATGAATTAATGTATTGTTTAATATAATGATAGTTTAAGAATTACATTGCATAAGCAAGGGGGAAATGGTAATTTAGTAAAATCCATTGTATAGGTGAGAACTTCATTTTATACAGTGGATTTTCAGTTTTATTCATCTTTTTAAGATAACAAAAACCTTTTATTAAATCACCCTTTACAATTAAATAATGAGATTTGAATTACTAAAAGGACCAAAATAAAAATATTTCTTACTTTGAATCTCCTAAAATCTTATAACTGTCAAAGATAAATTCCAATTCGGTTAGTAAATCGCGTCTATAAAAAACGGAAGGTGTGTTAGTATTACCACTTGAAGAAACAAAAGTAAACCCATCAAACATAAACAATTTATCTTGCTTCTTATCAATAATAACATAGTTTACAAAAGCTCCTCCTTTAATATCATTTCGCATACTCCACATTCCAACAGTTTTATACACTTTTTCATCTGGAGTATCTT from Flavobacteriaceae bacterium UJ101 encodes:
- a CDS encoding glyceraldehyde-3-phosphate dehydrogenase (phosphorylating) (Catalyzes the oxidative phosphorylation of glyceraldehyde 3-phosphate (G3P) to 1,3-bisphosphoglycerate (BPG) using the cofactor NAD. The first reaction step involves the formation of a hemiacetal intermediate between G3P and a cysteine residue, and this hemiacetal intermediate is then oxidized to a thioester, with concomitant reduction of NAD to NADH. The reduced NADH is then exchanged with the second NAD, and the thioester is attacked by a nucleophilic inorganic phosphate to produce BPG; Belongs to the glyceraldehyde-3-phosphate dehydrogenase family.; KEGG: hms:HMU07370 glyceraldehyde 3-phosphate dehydrogenase); this encodes MKRIAINGMGRIGRAALKIIVNTPELELIAVNDIATIENIVYLLKYDSIHGVFENEVKVEKEYLIIDGKRIRFINEKNPENLPWEELEIDIVIESTGIFTHYEDSVKHIKAGAKTVVLSGPSKSPEVPTVVHGVNSEDGKTNIFSCASCTTNNISPVIEIIGRRIGIEKAIMTTVHSGTSSNSIVDAPSRNNFRMGRSGMNNLIPTTTGAAKATIKAMPEYEGKFDGMAIRVPITVGSISDITMVTSRNTSVGEINNIIEEEAQTNRYVKVLKASYEPLVSTDIIKSPYGAIADLSLTKVVDGNLIKVLTWYDNEWGFTNQMIREIISL
- the psd|PISD gene encoding phosphatidylserine decarboxylase (Belongs to the phosphatidylserine decarboxylase family. Type 2 subfamily.; KEGG: gsn:YC6258_05153 phosphatidylserine decarboxylase), with translation MKPIFFIERESKKVKKETPPGEWFLQFLYYSPLGKLPLYLIVKRKFLTIIYGHFMKSKLSKRIILKFIENYNINTEELEKNTHEFNSFNDFFCRKLKSHSREIQQGLVSPADGKVLAYPTIEELHNFYIKGLPFNLSNFLKNEQLAEKFKESIFIIIRLATDDYHRFHFPYTGIPSKSTNIKGYYYSVSRYAVIPNLTKIFCENKRKYTILSTKGLDDILICPIGATMVGSISDTYIPNSPIKKGDEMGYFSFGGSTIVLLVNKKKLMIADDILTNTQQGLETSIKMGEQIGNLITK